In one window of Sphingomonas glaciei DNA:
- a CDS encoding histidine phosphotransferase family protein: protein MNAIELASLLCSRLCHDLLSPVGALNNGLELMADEQDPEMRERCLELLAESAKASASKLKFFRLAFGAAGGFGEEIDTREARAALEGLFGAEKKITLGWMVAADKLPKEAVKVLLNLALVAGDALVRGGQLDIGAEKSDTGTEIVIRAEGPRLLLDPNLRATLERGAAGTVEPRAAGAWLAHALITEAGGKLQISPIDSPVLMIGASF, encoded by the coding sequence ATGAATGCGATCGAACTCGCCAGTCTGCTTTGCTCCCGGCTGTGCCACGACCTTCTCAGCCCGGTCGGGGCGCTGAACAACGGCCTGGAGCTGATGGCCGACGAGCAGGATCCCGAGATGCGGGAACGCTGCCTCGAACTGCTCGCCGAAAGCGCCAAGGCCAGCGCGTCGAAGCTCAAGTTCTTCCGCCTCGCCTTCGGTGCGGCGGGCGGCTTCGGTGAGGAGATCGACACCCGCGAGGCGCGCGCTGCGCTCGAAGGGCTGTTCGGGGCCGAAAAGAAGATCACACTCGGCTGGATGGTCGCCGCCGACAAGCTGCCCAAGGAGGCGGTCAAGGTGCTGCTCAACCTCGCGCTGGTCGCCGGCGACGCTTTGGTCCGAGGCGGCCAGCTTGACATCGGCGCCGAGAAGAGCGACACCGGGACCGAGATCGTGATCCGCGCCGAGGGGCCGCGCCTGCTGCTCGACCCCAATTTGCGCGCTACCCTCGAACGCGGCGCTGCCGGCACCGTCGAACCCCGCGCGGCCGGCGCCTGGCTCGCCCACGCCCTGATCACCGAAGCCGGCGGCAAGCTGCAGATCTCGCCGATCGACAGCCCGGTCCTGATGATCGGCGCTTCTTTCTAG
- the rpoH gene encoding RNA polymerase sigma factor RpoH, with product MAQTKALSIPAGAGEVGLNRYLSEIKKFPILAPEEEYMLAKRWREHEDTEAAAKLVNSHLRLVAKIAMGYRGYGLPVSELISEGNIGLMQGVKKFEPDRGFRLATYAMWWIRASIQEFILRSWSLVKMGTTAAQKKLFFNLRRMKNQIDAFEEGDLKPADVTKIATDLGVTEDEVISMNRRMSMGGDTSLNAPLKGDEGAEAQWQDFLVDNGPLQDELVADEEEKQVRHMLLTNAMESLNEREKFILTERRLADDPKTLEELSQVYGVSRERIRQIEVRAFEKLQAALMKSATEQRLLPA from the coding sequence ATGGCACAAACGAAGGCATTATCGATCCCAGCGGGCGCCGGCGAAGTCGGCCTCAACCGCTATCTGTCTGAGATCAAGAAGTTTCCGATCCTTGCCCCAGAAGAAGAATATATGCTCGCCAAGCGCTGGCGGGAGCATGAAGACACCGAGGCCGCGGCCAAGTTGGTCAATAGCCACCTGCGACTCGTGGCCAAGATCGCCATGGGTTATCGCGGCTACGGCCTGCCGGTCAGCGAGCTGATCAGCGAGGGCAACATCGGCCTGATGCAGGGCGTCAAGAAGTTCGAGCCCGACCGGGGCTTTCGCCTGGCGACCTATGCCATGTGGTGGATCCGCGCGAGCATCCAGGAATTCATCCTGCGCTCGTGGAGCCTGGTGAAGATGGGCACCACCGCCGCGCAGAAGAAACTGTTCTTCAACCTGCGTCGGATGAAGAACCAGATCGATGCGTTCGAAGAAGGCGACCTCAAGCCTGCCGACGTGACCAAGATCGCGACCGACCTCGGGGTCACCGAGGACGAGGTCATCTCGATGAACCGCCGCATGTCGATGGGCGGCGACACCAGCCTCAACGCGCCGCTCAAGGGCGACGAGGGCGCGGAAGCCCAGTGGCAGGACTTCCTGGTCGACAATGGCCCGCTCCAGGACGAGCTGGTCGCCGACGAGGAGGAGAAGCAGGTTCGCCACATGCTTCTGACCAATGCGATGGAGTCGCTCAACGAGCGCGAGAAGTTCATCCTGACCGAGCGGCGGCTGGCCGACGATCCCAAGACGCTGGAGGAACTGAGCCAGGTCTATGGCGTCAGCCGCGAGCGGATCCGCCAGATCGAGGTCCGGGCATTCGAGAAGCTGCAGGCCGCGCTGATGAAGAGCGCAACCGAGCAGCGGCTGCTTCCCGCTTAA
- a CDS encoding NUDIX hydrolase — MGIHTPFCRFLYTLEVPRLGGKPAQAGALCWRRHEGRLEVLLVKARSSGRWVLPAGWALRGRPLAATAEREAWEEGGVSGTVANSVLTVVPKRKRYRLAGEIEWQMAVFPLRVDSVADDYPEAGERQRGWFSPEEAAKLVHPSSLGPVLRDVAAGR; from the coding sequence ATGGGCATCCACACCCCGTTTTGTCGTTTCCTCTACACGCTGGAAGTCCCACGCCTTGGCGGCAAGCCGGCGCAGGCGGGGGCGCTGTGCTGGCGTCGCCACGAGGGGCGGCTCGAAGTGTTGCTGGTCAAGGCCCGCTCGTCGGGGCGCTGGGTGCTCCCGGCCGGCTGGGCTCTGCGCGGCCGCCCGCTGGCCGCAACGGCGGAGCGCGAGGCGTGGGAGGAAGGCGGGGTGAGTGGCACGGTCGCCAACAGCGTCCTAACCGTCGTTCCCAAGCGCAAGCGCTATCGCCTGGCGGGCGAGATCGAGTGGCAGATGGCGGTGTTCCCGTTGCGCGTCGACAGCGTCGCCGACGATTATCCCGAAGCGGGCGAACGGCAGCGCGGCTGGTTCTCGCCCGAGGAAGCGGCCAAGTTGGTCCACCCCTCCTCGCTTGGTCCCGTCCTGCGCGACGTCGCCGCGGGCCGCTAG
- a CDS encoding RluA family pseudouridine synthase yields MTGGSDIIDVALDAGHAGWRLDRALADALPTMSRERLKSLVKSGALDRAGTPVRDPSAKVDGSEQFRLTVPLPTEASAAAQDIPLVIVHEDEHLLVVDKPAGLVVHPAAGNLDGTLVNALLHHCAGRLSGIGGVARPGIVHRIDKDTSGLLVVAKTDVAHEGLARQFQAHTIDRRYLAAVGGRPAKLEGSIDAALARSTHDRKKMAIVEADRGKRAVTHYKVLAVSNAAARIECRLETGRTHQVRVHMSSIGHPLLGDPVYGRAPAQKLRELLNRLEFRRQALHAARIGFVHPVTKDRLSFESAVPQDMQELFRALGV; encoded by the coding sequence ATGACCGGGGGGTCCGACATCATCGACGTGGCGCTGGACGCCGGGCACGCGGGCTGGCGGCTCGACCGCGCGCTTGCCGACGCGCTTCCGACGATGAGCCGCGAGCGGCTGAAGAGCCTGGTCAAGTCGGGTGCGCTCGACCGCGCGGGGACGCCGGTGCGCGATCCATCGGCCAAGGTCGACGGCTCCGAACAATTCCGCCTGACCGTACCGCTTCCAACCGAGGCGAGCGCTGCAGCGCAGGACATCCCGCTGGTGATCGTTCACGAGGACGAGCATCTGCTGGTGGTCGACAAGCCGGCCGGGCTGGTGGTCCATCCCGCCGCCGGCAACCTCGACGGGACCTTGGTGAACGCGCTGCTCCATCACTGCGCCGGGCGCCTCAGCGGTATCGGCGGCGTGGCGCGGCCGGGGATCGTCCACCGGATCGACAAGGATACGTCGGGCCTACTGGTGGTCGCCAAGACCGACGTCGCCCACGAGGGCCTCGCCCGCCAGTTCCAGGCCCACACCATCGACCGGCGCTACCTGGCGGCGGTCGGCGGACGCCCGGCCAAATTGGAGGGCAGCATCGATGCCGCCCTCGCCCGCTCGACCCACGACCGCAAGAAGATGGCGATCGTCGAGGCCGATCGCGGCAAGCGGGCGGTGACCCACTATAAAGTACTGGCGGTAAGCAACGCCGCGGCGAGGATCGAATGCCGGCTGGAGACCGGGCGGACCCACCAGGTCCGGGTGCACATGTCCAGCATCGGCCACCCGCTGCTCGGCGATCCGGTCTACGGCCGGGCCCCGGCGCAGAAGCTGCGTGAATTATTGAACCGGCTCGAGTTCAGGCGCCAGGCGTTGCATGCGGCAAGGATCGGCTTCGTTCACCCGGTGACGAAGGACCGTCTATCGTTCGAAAGCGCCGTTCCGCAGGATATGCAGGAACTGTTCAGAGCGCTTGGGGTATAG